In Proteus vulgaris, one DNA window encodes the following:
- the folB gene encoding bifunctional dihydroneopterin aldolase/7,8-dihydroneopterin epimerase, whose translation MDIVFIEQLSVITTIGVYDWEKNIKQKLVFDIEMEWDNKRASQTDDVAHCLDYASVSQAIIEYVETRRFELVERVAEEVAQLLISQFAVPRVKIKLAKPGAVAQATSVGVIIERKA comes from the coding sequence ATGGATATCGTATTTATTGAGCAATTATCAGTAATAACCACAATCGGTGTTTATGATTGGGAAAAAAACATAAAACAAAAATTAGTGTTCGATATCGAAATGGAATGGGATAACAAACGCGCATCCCAAACCGATGATGTTGCTCATTGTTTAGATTATGCCAGTGTGAGTCAGGCGATAATTGAGTACGTTGAGACTCGACGTTTTGAGTTAGTTGAACGTGTAGCGGAAGAGGTGGCACAGCTACTGATTTCTCAGTTTGCTGTACCTAGAGTTAAAATTAAATTAGCCAAGCCAGGTGCAGTAGCACAAGCAACAAGTGTGGGTGTGATTATTGAGCGTAAAGCTTAA
- the plsY gene encoding glycerol-3-phosphate 1-O-acyltransferase PlsY, translated as MSANALGMIIFAYLCGSISSAILICRLARLPDPRKSGSGNPGATNVLRIGGKAAAAAVLICDVLKGMIPVWLAYYLNVPPFYLGIVAIAACLGHIYPVFFHFKGGKGVATAFGAIAAIGWDLSGLIAGTWLLTVLLSGYSSLGAIISALLAPFYVWWFKPEFTYPVALLSCLVLYRHHDNIQRLWRGQESRIWHKLKKKAEKTEKEIIQEAKEQEKED; from the coding sequence ATGAGTGCTAACGCACTTGGAATGATCATCTTCGCCTACTTGTGCGGCTCAATCTCCAGCGCGATATTGATTTGCCGATTGGCAAGATTACCCGATCCAAGAAAATCTGGCTCTGGCAATCCCGGAGCGACCAACGTCCTACGTATTGGTGGAAAAGCAGCCGCCGCGGCAGTTCTTATCTGTGACGTCCTAAAAGGGATGATCCCTGTTTGGCTCGCCTATTACTTAAATGTGCCTCCTTTTTACCTCGGCATTGTTGCCATAGCGGCTTGCCTTGGGCATATCTACCCAGTCTTCTTCCACTTTAAGGGTGGTAAAGGCGTTGCAACCGCCTTTGGTGCTATCGCCGCTATTGGTTGGGATTTAAGTGGTCTTATTGCTGGAACTTGGTTACTCACCGTATTACTCAGTGGCTATTCATCGCTTGGCGCCATTATCAGCGCATTGCTCGCCCCTTTTTATGTTTGGTGGTTTAAGCCAGAATTCACTTATCCCGTTGCTTTACTATCATGTCTGGTACTTTACCGTCATCACGACAATATTCAACGTTTATGGCGTGGTCAAGAAAGCCGGATTTGGCATAAGCTGAAGAAAAAAGCTGAGAAAACAGAAAAAGAGATCATTCAAGAAGCTAAAGAGCAAGAAAAAGAAGATTAA
- the tsaD gene encoding tRNA (adenosine(37)-N6)-threonylcarbamoyltransferase complex transferase subunit TsaD, translated as MRVLGIETSCDETGIAIYDDKAGLLANQLYSQIKLHADYGGVVPELASRDHIRKTVPLIQAALKEANLTAKDIDAVAYTAGPGLVGALLVGATIGRSLAFAWDVPAIPVHHMEGHLLAPMLEEKTPEFPFVALLVSGGHTQLISVTGIGEYTLLGESIDDAAGEAFDKTAKLLGLDYPGGPVLSKMAQQGTEGRFVFPRPMTDRPGLDFSFSGLKTFAANTIRQNDDSDQTRADIARAFEDAVVDTLAIKCRRALEQTGFKRLVMAGGVSANRTLRAKMEAVMKQLGGEVFYARPELCTDNGAMIALAGMIRFKGGTEGPLSVTVRPRWPLAELPALDNK; from the coding sequence ATGCGAGTTTTAGGTATTGAAACATCTTGCGATGAAACCGGTATCGCAATTTATGATGATAAAGCCGGGCTATTAGCAAATCAACTTTATAGTCAAATTAAGCTGCACGCTGATTATGGTGGAGTCGTGCCTGAGCTTGCTTCACGGGATCATATCCGTAAAACAGTGCCTCTTATCCAAGCCGCACTAAAAGAAGCAAATTTAACGGCAAAAGATATTGATGCTGTTGCTTATACCGCAGGTCCGGGCCTTGTTGGTGCATTATTGGTGGGAGCGACTATCGGACGTTCACTCGCTTTTGCGTGGGATGTTCCCGCTATTCCAGTGCATCATATGGAAGGCCATTTATTAGCGCCGATGCTTGAAGAAAAAACACCTGAATTTCCGTTTGTTGCCTTGTTGGTTTCTGGTGGTCATACACAATTAATTAGTGTAACAGGAATTGGTGAATACACCTTATTAGGTGAATCTATTGATGATGCAGCGGGTGAAGCTTTTGATAAAACAGCTAAGTTACTGGGATTAGATTATCCAGGGGGGCCTGTATTATCAAAAATGGCGCAACAAGGCACAGAAGGTCGATTTGTCTTTCCTCGTCCAATGACAGATAGACCGGGACTTGATTTTAGTTTCTCGGGCTTGAAAACCTTTGCGGCTAATACTATTCGTCAAAATGATGATTCAGACCAAACTCGTGCGGATATTGCTCGTGCTTTTGAGGATGCTGTTGTTGATACTTTGGCGATAAAATGTCGTAGAGCTTTAGAACAAACAGGCTTTAAACGTTTAGTGATGGCGGGTGGTGTAAGTGCTAATCGTACATTACGAGCTAAAATGGAAGCGGTTATGAAACAATTAGGTGGTGAGGTTTTCTATGCTCGCCCCGAATTGTGTACCGATAATGGTGCAATGATCGCATTAGCGGGCATGATCCGTTTTAAAGGTGGTACAGAAGGCCCATTAAGTGTAACCGTAAGACCTCGCTGGCCTTTAGCTGAGTTGCCTGCACTGGATAATAAATAG
- the rpsU gene encoding 30S ribosomal protein S21, giving the protein MPVIKVRENEPFDVALRRFKRSCEKAGVLAEVRRREFYEKPTTERKRAKASAVKRHAKKLARENARRTRLY; this is encoded by the coding sequence ATGCCGGTAATCAAAGTACGTGAAAACGAGCCATTTGACGTTGCTCTTCGTCGTTTCAAACGCTCTTGTGAAAAAGCAGGCGTATTAGCAGAAGTACGTCGTCGTGAGTTTTATGAAAAACCAACGACTGAGCGTAAACGCGCTAAAGCATCAGCAGTAAAACGTCACGCTAAAAAATTAGCTCGCGAAAACGCACGTCGTACTCGTCTGTACTAA
- the dnaG gene encoding DNA primase has translation MAGRIPRSFINDLLARTDIIDLIDARVPLKKQGKNHSACCPFHNEKTPSFTVNSDKQFYHCFGCGAHGNAIDFLMNYDRLDFVETIEELAAMHGLEVPYESGTGSSPIERHIRQNLYQVMEKLNQYYSSALNKPDAQEARNYLAHRGLSEDIISRFSIGFVPTGWDNVLKRFGQNADNKALLLEAGMVITNDNGRTYDRFRQRVMFPIRDRRGRVIAFGGRVLGDDLPKYLNSPETEIFHKGRQLYGLYEAQQSNNNVTKLLVVEGYMDVVALAQFGIDYAVASLGTSTTAEHIQLLFRTTDNIICCYDGDRAGRDAAWRALETALPFLNDGRSLRFMFLPEGDDPDSLVRREGKESFEKRMEQSHSLSEFLFDSLVPQVDLSTQEGNGKLYSLARPLIDKIPSETLRLYLLRELGSLTGNPDIEQMDRLFGRASVNHGSSYQPTKLRTTPMRVLIALLIQNPEFSKLVPPLEGLNTEKIAGLSLFIELVSVCQAQPGLNTGQIIELYRENKFGKQLEKLAMWNDIDIDEIAEKTFTDTLDHLFLTAMDERLNALIAKERTEGLTQNEREEVQLIIQARVKK, from the coding sequence ATGGCTGGACGAATTCCACGTTCATTTATTAATGATTTGCTAGCTCGAACCGATATCATCGATCTTATCGACGCTCGTGTGCCGTTAAAAAAACAAGGCAAAAATCATTCAGCGTGTTGTCCGTTTCATAATGAAAAAACGCCCTCTTTCACAGTAAATAGCGACAAACAGTTTTATCACTGTTTTGGTTGCGGCGCGCATGGCAATGCTATTGATTTTTTAATGAATTACGACAGGCTCGATTTTGTCGAAACCATTGAAGAGTTAGCAGCAATGCATGGGCTAGAAGTTCCTTATGAATCAGGAACGGGTAGTAGCCCAATTGAACGACATATAAGACAAAATCTCTATCAAGTGATGGAGAAGTTGAACCAATATTATAGTAGTGCTCTCAATAAGCCAGATGCTCAAGAAGCTAGAAATTACCTTGCACATCGTGGTCTTAGTGAAGATATTATTAGTCGTTTTTCTATTGGGTTTGTTCCTACTGGTTGGGATAATGTCCTAAAGCGGTTTGGTCAAAATGCCGATAATAAAGCCCTACTTCTTGAAGCAGGCATGGTAATAACCAATGATAATGGTCGAACTTATGACCGTTTTCGCCAACGTGTTATGTTTCCGATTAGAGATAGGCGTGGTCGTGTTATTGCCTTCGGTGGACGAGTTCTCGGTGATGATTTACCGAAATACTTAAACTCACCAGAAACAGAAATCTTCCATAAAGGACGTCAACTTTACGGTCTTTATGAAGCACAACAATCTAATAATAACGTTACAAAGCTATTAGTTGTTGAAGGTTATATGGATGTTGTGGCATTAGCGCAGTTTGGTATTGATTATGCCGTTGCCTCATTAGGAACCTCCACAACAGCAGAACATATTCAGTTGCTCTTTAGAACAACGGATAACATTATTTGCTGCTATGATGGAGATAGAGCAGGACGAGATGCCGCTTGGCGAGCACTAGAAACTGCACTTCCTTTTTTAAATGATGGCCGTTCTTTACGTTTTATGTTTTTACCTGAAGGTGATGACCCTGATTCATTGGTGCGTCGTGAAGGTAAAGAATCCTTTGAAAAACGTATGGAACAATCACATTCATTATCAGAATTTCTATTTGATTCGCTCGTTCCTCAGGTGGATCTGAGTACTCAAGAAGGCAATGGTAAGTTATACAGTTTAGCTCGACCATTAATAGATAAGATCCCAAGTGAGACTTTGCGTCTATATTTATTAAGAGAGCTTGGTAGCTTAACGGGAAATCCCGATATTGAGCAGATGGATCGCTTATTTGGTAGAGCATCGGTGAATCACGGATCTTCGTATCAACCGACAAAATTACGCACAACACCAATGCGTGTATTAATTGCCCTATTGATACAAAATCCAGAATTTTCTAAATTAGTGCCCCCTCTCGAGGGATTAAATACTGAAAAAATTGCAGGTTTATCGCTTTTTATTGAATTAGTTTCCGTTTGCCAAGCACAACCTGGCCTTAATACAGGACAGATTATCGAACTCTATAGAGAGAATAAATTCGGTAAACAGCTTGAAAAACTGGCAATGTGGAACGATATAGATATAGATGAGATTGCAGAGAAAACCTTTACAGATACGTTAGATCATCTTTTTTTAACTGCAATGGACGAACGTTTAAACGCCCTTATTGCAAAAGAGAGAACAGAAGGCCTAACGCAAAATGAACGCGAAGAAGTCCAGTTGATAATACAGGCACGCGTTAAAAAGTAA
- a CDS encoding multifunctional CCA addition/repair protein, whose protein sequence is MEIYLVGGAVRDQLLQIPVKDRDWVVVGATPEELLQQGYQQVGKDFPVFLHPETHEEYALARTERKSGSGYTGFTCYAAPDVTLEDDLARRDLTINAIAYSADSEYIDPYHGIDDINARLLRHVSDAFSEDPLRVLRVARFAARFAPLDFSVAPETLQLMKVMAQSGELNALTAERVWKETEKALESHSPQVYFEVLRQCGALKVLFPEINALFGVPAPEKWHPEIDTGAHTMMVLNIASQLTDDIAVRFSALCHDLGKGTTPPEKWPHHHGHGPAGVPLVEVLCQRYRIPNHIRDLARLTARYHDHIHRIDRMRPSKIIRLFDAIDAWRKPERVEQLAIVSEADARGRLGLENLAYPQRSFLCQAFAIANNVDIKPIIESGLKGSAIREALTKQREAAIIKWKSRLTLENK, encoded by the coding sequence GTGGAAATATACCTTGTTGGTGGCGCTGTGCGTGACCAATTATTACAGATACCTGTAAAAGATAGAGATTGGGTTGTTGTTGGCGCAACACCCGAAGAACTGTTACAACAAGGCTATCAACAAGTTGGCAAAGATTTTCCCGTTTTTCTTCATCCTGAAACACATGAAGAATATGCCCTTGCACGTACGGAAAGAAAATCAGGTTCTGGCTACACGGGATTTACCTGCTACGCCGCACCAGATGTTACCTTAGAAGATGATTTAGCCCGTCGTGATCTCACCATAAACGCTATTGCTTATTCTGCCGATAGCGAATATATCGATCCTTACCACGGCATAGACGACATCAATGCAAGACTACTTCGCCATGTCTCTGACGCATTTTCAGAAGATCCCTTAAGAGTTCTACGTGTTGCACGATTTGCCGCTCGATTTGCGCCTTTAGATTTTAGCGTAGCACCAGAAACGCTACAGTTAATGAAAGTAATGGCGCAAAGTGGAGAACTAAACGCACTAACGGCAGAACGCGTTTGGAAAGAGACTGAAAAAGCGCTTGAGAGCCACTCTCCTCAAGTTTACTTTGAAGTTTTACGCCAGTGCGGTGCTTTAAAGGTTCTTTTCCCCGAAATTAATGCCTTATTTGGCGTACCTGCCCCTGAAAAATGGCATCCTGAAATTGATACAGGCGCTCACACCATGATGGTGCTTAATATCGCCAGTCAATTAACAGATGATATTGCAGTACGTTTTAGTGCCTTATGTCATGATCTAGGAAAAGGAACAACTCCACCTGAAAAATGGCCTCATCATCACGGGCATGGCCCTGCTGGTGTACCTTTAGTTGAGGTATTGTGTCAACGATATCGTATTCCAAATCACATTCGTGATTTGGCTCGTTTAACAGCAAGATATCACGATCATATCCATCGTATCGATAGAATGCGCCCTTCTAAAATTATCCGCTTATTTGATGCCATTGATGCATGGCGAAAACCTGAACGTGTCGAACAATTAGCGATAGTCAGTGAAGCGGATGCTAGAGGACGTCTAGGGTTAGAAAACTTAGCTTATCCACAACGTTCTTTTCTTTGCCAAGCTTTTGCGATAGCAAATAATGTAGATATAAAGCCAATAATTGAAAGTGGATTAAAAGGCAGTGCAATACGAGAGGCGTTAACAAAACAACGAGAAGCCGCGATTATAAAATGGAAATCACGACTTACTCTAGAGAACAAATAA
- a CDS encoding TIGR04211 family SH3 domain-containing protein has translation MRKLPLLFISLLGLGVSLSSHAETRYVSDELSTYVHSGPGNQYRIVGSLNSGSTVTVLSRNAATGYVQIKDDKDRTVWLPENQLSAQPSMRTRIPAMEKEIQTLRDKLANIDQSWNQRTIDMQNKVSNSDDIINGLKKENEQMRTKLAVAEKKLDFANQQLDDRQRDIILQWFMYGGGVAGAGLIFGLILPHIIPRRRKRNDRWMN, from the coding sequence ATGCGAAAATTACCCTTACTTTTTATTTCCTTACTTGGCTTAGGTGTTTCTCTAAGCTCACACGCAGAAACTCGCTATGTTTCCGATGAATTATCCACTTATGTGCATAGTGGACCAGGAAATCAGTACCGAATTGTTGGCTCTTTAAATTCAGGTTCAACAGTGACTGTACTTTCTCGCAATGCAGCAACGGGTTATGTACAAATTAAAGACGATAAAGATCGTACTGTCTGGTTGCCAGAAAACCAACTAAGCGCCCAACCAAGCATGCGCACTCGTATCCCTGCTATGGAAAAAGAGATCCAAACACTACGCGATAAACTAGCGAATATCGACCAAAGCTGGAATCAACGTACTATAGATATGCAAAACAAAGTCTCAAACAGCGATGACATAATCAATGGCTTGAAAAAAGAAAATGAGCAGATGAGAACAAAACTTGCTGTTGCTGAGAAAAAACTCGATTTTGCTAATCAACAGTTAGATGACAGACAACGTGACATCATCTTACAGTGGTTTATGTATGGTGGTGGTGTTGCTGGTGCGGGTCTTATTTTTGGTCTGATCCTTCCGCATATCATTCCTCGTCGTCGTAAACGCAACGATCGTTGGATGAACTAA
- the rpoD gene encoding RNA polymerase sigma factor RpoD, with protein MEQNPQSQLKLLVTKGKEQGYLTYAEVNDHLPEDIVDSDQIEDIIQMINDMGIQVMEEAPDADDLMLAENSNDTDDDAAEAAAQVLSSVESEIGRTTDPVRMYMREMGTVELLTREGEIDIAKRIEDGINQVQCSVAEYPEAITYLLEQYDRVEAGEARLSDLITAFIDPNAEEVAESEVVNLGKSDDEVDDAEDEDEDEDEDGDNDSDSDDDNSIDPELARQKFTELREQYEKTRQTIKAKGRNHKDTELEILLLSEIFKQFRLVPKQFDYLVNNMRDMMDRVRAQERHIMRLCVDQVKMPKKNFITLFTGNETNDTWFTAARAMNKPWSEKLAGIEEEVQRSLQKLQQIEVETGLTIEQVKDINRRMSIGEAKARRAKKEMVEANLRLVISIAKKYTNRGLQFLDLIQEGNIGLMKAVDKFEYRRGYKFSTYATWWIRQAITRSIADQARTIRIPVHMIETINKLNRISRQMLQEMGREPSPEELAERMLMPEDKIRKVLKIAKEPISMETPIGDDEDSHLGDFIEDTTLELPLDSATSESLRSATHEVLAGLTLREAKVLRMRFGIDMNTDHTLEEVGKQFDVTRERIRQIEAKALRKLRHPSRSEVLRSFLDE; from the coding sequence ATGGAGCAAAACCCGCAGTCACAGCTGAAGCTACTTGTTACTAAAGGTAAGGAGCAAGGCTACCTGACCTATGCTGAGGTCAATGACCATCTGCCGGAAGATATCGTCGATTCAGATCAAATCGAAGACATCATCCAGATGATTAACGACATGGGCATTCAGGTTATGGAAGAAGCACCTGACGCCGATGATCTGATGCTGGCAGAAAATTCAAATGACACTGATGATGATGCGGCAGAAGCCGCGGCTCAGGTACTTTCTAGTGTAGAATCTGAGATTGGCCGTACAACCGATCCTGTGCGTATGTATATGCGTGAAATGGGTACGGTTGAATTGCTTACCCGGGAAGGTGAAATTGATATCGCAAAACGTATTGAAGATGGTATTAACCAGGTTCAATGCTCTGTTGCTGAATATCCAGAAGCAATTACTTATCTTCTTGAACAATACGATCGCGTTGAAGCTGGTGAAGCACGTCTTTCTGACTTAATTACTGCGTTTATTGACCCAAATGCCGAAGAAGTGGCAGAGAGTGAAGTGGTCAATTTAGGCAAAAGTGATGATGAAGTTGACGATGCTGAAGACGAAGATGAAGACGAAGATGAAGATGGCGATAATGACAGCGATAGCGATGATGATAACAGCATCGATCCTGAATTAGCTCGCCAAAAATTTACTGAGCTTCGTGAACAATACGAGAAAACTCGCCAGACTATCAAGGCCAAAGGTCGTAATCACAAAGATACAGAACTTGAGATCTTATTGTTATCTGAAATTTTCAAACAGTTCCGTTTAGTTCCGAAACAGTTTGATTATCTGGTTAACAACATGCGTGACATGATGGACAGAGTTCGTGCTCAAGAACGTCACATCATGCGTCTTTGTGTTGATCAAGTTAAGATGCCTAAGAAAAACTTCATTACGCTGTTTACAGGTAACGAAACCAATGACACATGGTTCACTGCTGCTCGTGCAATGAATAAGCCTTGGTCTGAAAAACTGGCAGGTATTGAAGAAGAAGTACAACGCAGCTTGCAAAAACTGCAACAAATTGAAGTTGAAACTGGTCTGACAATCGAACAGGTTAAAGACATTAACCGTCGTATGTCTATCGGTGAAGCAAAAGCACGTCGTGCGAAAAAAGAGATGGTCGAAGCGAACTTACGTTTAGTTATCTCTATCGCGAAAAAATATACCAACCGTGGCTTGCAGTTCCTTGACTTGATCCAAGAAGGGAATATCGGTCTGATGAAAGCGGTTGATAAATTTGAATACCGTCGTGGTTATAAATTCTCAACTTACGCAACATGGTGGATCCGCCAAGCAATTACTCGTTCAATCGCTGATCAGGCACGTACAATTCGTATCCCTGTTCACATGATTGAAACGATTAATAAGCTAAATCGTATCTCTCGCCAAATGTTGCAAGAGATGGGTCGTGAGCCTTCACCAGAAGAGCTTGCTGAACGCATGCTGATGCCTGAAGATAAAATCCGTAAGGTACTGAAAATCGCTAAAGAACCAATCTCTATGGAAACCCCAATCGGTGACGATGAAGATTCACATTTAGGTGATTTTATCGAGGATACAACTCTCGAGCTACCTTTGGATTCTGCAACATCAGAAAGCTTACGTTCAGCAACGCACGAAGTGTTAGCTGGTTTAACATTACGTGAAGCGAAAGTCCTGCGTATGCGTTTTGGTATCGATATGAATACAGACCATACCTTGGAAGAAGTGGGTAAACAGTTTGATGTTACCCGTGAACGTATTCGTCAGATTGAAGCGAAGGCACTGCGTAAATTACGCCACCCAAGTCGCTCAGAAGTATTACGTAGCTTCCTTGACGAGTAA